One part of the Planctomycetota bacterium genome encodes these proteins:
- a CDS encoding sigma 54-interacting transcriptional regulator: MRLICTVGVTPAVVTEALDKYFFEERRAIREVILLCTSSPRVTESRRRILDEFEGGRRSGDMEILQTRYPCRVPGIKADPAGPVDVRCGVFPFNDFDHPGAHEALLGELAFRIVQAGDAGLEVEVCLAGGRKTESAVAAIAGQLFGVRRVVHVLPTGLTDEEQRSPALHFELSRYVLVELPLMDFSGVTRRMRDAIGTRISSAEEASEFLRELRVHVPNLAALETERLYRPPRDEKDLVTFGRIRTRNPKMKEAVERARGYATVGHCVLLEGPTGTGKGVLAQAIHENGPRKAKPFVIYQCAAKPDHLLHSELFGAEEGAYTGAERSRAGAVEAAREGTLFIDEIDSLSPTAQAALLTLVERKEYSRLGESKTRNTKARFIVGTNRDLWTEVREKRFREDLYYRIASLTIRLPSLGERREDLPLLAEDLLREICAEEGVPFRPFRETEVRLLEDCCWPGNVRQLRNVLLRWVVDGVRSGKWSETELARLVDEARDRANGAEDEWERARLKLREVLHRRTTYDRVKADLPPKDLERFILLARAQYEVEAGPRRSDPDFRENWFREHFGVKSLDSDLFRARRRPAP; the protein is encoded by the coding sequence ATGCGTCTGATCTGCACGGTCGGGGTCACTCCTGCGGTCGTAACCGAGGCGCTCGACAAGTATTTTTTCGAAGAGCGGCGGGCGATTCGGGAGGTGATCCTTCTTTGCACGTCGAGTCCCCGCGTTACGGAGTCCCGAAGACGGATTCTCGACGAATTCGAGGGCGGCCGACGTTCGGGGGATATGGAAATTCTTCAGACGCGCTATCCCTGTCGAGTTCCAGGCATAAAGGCGGACCCTGCCGGGCCCGTGGACGTTCGATGCGGCGTTTTTCCATTCAACGACTTTGACCATCCAGGAGCCCACGAGGCGCTCCTCGGCGAGCTCGCCTTCCGCATCGTCCAGGCCGGCGACGCCGGCCTGGAGGTGGAGGTGTGCCTGGCCGGCGGGCGCAAGACGGAAAGCGCGGTGGCGGCGATCGCGGGCCAGCTTTTCGGGGTGCGGCGCGTGGTCCACGTTCTCCCGACGGGCCTCACGGACGAGGAGCAGCGCTCGCCGGCGCTCCACTTTGAACTGAGCCGGTACGTCCTGGTCGAGCTTCCGCTGATGGATTTCTCCGGGGTTACGCGGAGGATGCGGGACGCGATCGGGACGAGGATCTCGAGTGCCGAGGAAGCGTCCGAGTTTCTCCGCGAGCTGCGCGTCCATGTCCCCAACCTCGCCGCGCTCGAGACGGAGCGGCTGTATCGCCCCCCGCGGGATGAGAAGGACCTCGTGACGTTCGGGAGGATCCGCACCCGGAATCCGAAGATGAAGGAGGCGGTGGAGCGGGCCCGGGGCTACGCGACGGTGGGTCATTGCGTGCTCCTCGAGGGACCCACCGGGACGGGCAAGGGGGTTCTGGCTCAGGCGATTCATGAAAACGGACCGAGAAAGGCCAAACCTTTCGTGATCTATCAGTGCGCCGCCAAGCCGGATCATTTGTTGCACTCGGAGCTTTTCGGGGCGGAAGAGGGTGCCTACACGGGGGCCGAACGGTCTCGGGCCGGCGCCGTCGAAGCGGCCCGGGAAGGGACGCTCTTCATCGACGAGATCGACAGCCTCAGCCCGACCGCCCAGGCGGCCTTGTTGACCCTGGTCGAACGGAAGGAATACTCCCGCCTCGGGGAAAGCAAAACGAGGAATACGAAGGCCCGTTTCATCGTGGGGACCAACCGGGACTTGTGGACGGAGGTGCGCGAGAAGCGGTTTCGAGAGGACCTCTATTATCGGATCGCCTCTCTGACGATCCGGCTTCCTTCCCTCGGCGAGCGTCGGGAGGATCTGCCCCTGCTGGCGGAGGACCTGCTGCGGGAAATCTGCGCGGAGGAGGGCGTCCCCTTCCGCCCCTTCAGGGAGACGGAGGTGCGGCTCCTGGAGGACTGTTGCTGGCCTGGAAACGTCCGCCAGCTGAGGAACGTCCTTCTTCGCTGGGTCGTCGACGGCGTCCGCTCTGGAAAATGGTCGGAAACGGAACTGGCGCGCCTCGTGGACGAAGCGCGGGATCGCGCGAACGGCGCGGAGGACGAGTGGGAGCGGGCTCGGTTGAAACTGCGGGAGGTTCTGCACCGTCGCACGACCTATGATCGGGTGAAGGCGGATCTTCCTCCGAAGGATCTCGAGAGGTTCATTCTTCTGGCCAGGGCTCAGTACGAGGTGGAGGCGGGCCCGAGGCGGTCGGACCCGGACTTCCGGGAGAATTGGTTCCGAGAGCACTTCGGGGTGAAGTCGCTCGACTCCGATCTCTTCCGCGCGCGCCGACGCCCGGCGCCCTGA
- a CDS encoding response regulator, with protein sequence MKLTDFVILLVEDDADQVALLRRAMARAHLVNPLKVVGDGEEAIRYLSGREEYADRRRHPLPSLVLLDLRLPRKSGLDVLEWMRQRPEVRHVPVIVLTSSPLSEDRERALALGAHSYLEKPVDLNGLFEIVRSLGVYWMILHPGAATSGAGARRCEAPAVPVR encoded by the coding sequence ATGAAGCTCACCGATTTCGTGATCCTGCTGGTCGAAGACGACGCCGATCAGGTGGCGCTTTTGCGGCGGGCGATGGCCCGGGCCCACCTGGTCAATCCCCTGAAGGTCGTGGGGGACGGCGAAGAGGCGATCCGGTACCTCTCCGGCCGTGAGGAATATGCCGACCGCCGGCGTCACCCGTTGCCGTCGCTTGTTCTTCTGGACCTGCGGTTGCCGCGGAAGTCGGGGCTGGACGTCCTGGAATGGATGCGGCAGCGGCCGGAGGTGCGGCACGTTCCCGTCATCGTGCTGACGTCGTCGCCCTTGAGCGAGGACCGGGAGCGGGCGCTGGCCCTGGGGGCCCATTCGTATTTGGAGAAGCCGGTCGACCTGAACGGCCTCTTCGAGATCGTCCGGTCGCTGGGAGTGTACTGGATGATCCTGCACCCGGGGGCGGCGACTTCGGGCGCGGGCGCGCGGCGCTGCGAGGCGCCGGCGGTGCCCGTCCGGTAA
- a CDS encoding ThuA domain-containing protein, which produces MLRVALALGVWAAAVQDIDPYDQSKVPIEVEPADGSRAKIVLVAGRMSHGPGDHEYFAGLALLMKMLERIPGAAPVFVRDGWPKNEKVFENARSIVFFCDGGGGHPLVQGNRMEVIQKEIDRGAGFVALHYALNFPAGPGERVLGWLGGHILGGYSTSLATKWTAEFKALPEHPVTRGVAPFALHDEWYYFCKFVPGMKGVTPILKAVPPDSTRQTAASREHAGREEVVAWAYERPGGGRAFGYTGGHMHRNWGEVSVRRLVTNAILWTAGLEVPEGGAPVDLDPAELNRNLDDKRRKK; this is translated from the coding sequence ATGCTGCGCGTCGCGTTGGCGCTGGGGGTTTGGGCGGCCGCGGTGCAGGACATCGACCCGTACGATCAGTCGAAGGTGCCGATCGAGGTCGAACCGGCCGATGGGTCGCGGGCCAAGATCGTGCTCGTGGCGGGGCGGATGAGTCACGGCCCGGGGGATCACGAGTACTTCGCGGGCCTGGCGCTGCTCATGAAGATGCTCGAACGGATTCCGGGGGCGGCGCCGGTGTTCGTGCGGGACGGGTGGCCGAAGAACGAGAAGGTGTTCGAGAACGCCCGGTCGATCGTCTTTTTTTGCGACGGCGGGGGAGGGCATCCGCTCGTTCAGGGGAACCGGATGGAAGTGATCCAGAAGGAGATCGACCGGGGTGCGGGGTTCGTGGCGTTGCACTATGCGCTCAATTTTCCGGCCGGTCCGGGCGAGCGGGTTCTGGGCTGGCTGGGGGGCCACATCCTGGGCGGGTACTCGACCTCGCTGGCGACGAAGTGGACGGCGGAGTTCAAGGCGCTTCCGGAGCATCCGGTGACGCGGGGCGTGGCGCCCTTTGCGCTGCACGATGAGTGGTACTACTTCTGCAAATTCGTGCCGGGGATGAAGGGGGTGACGCCGATTCTCAAGGCCGTGCCGCCGGATTCCACGCGCCAGACGGCCGCTTCCAGGGAGCATGCGGGGCGCGAGGAGGTGGTGGCCTGGGCGTATGAGCGTCCGGGGGGCGGGCGCGCGTTCGGCTACACGGGCGGGCACATGCACCGCAATTGGGGCGAGGTCTCCGTGCGGCGCCTGGTGACGAACGCGATTCTCTGGACGGCGGGGCTGGAGGTGCCCGAGGGGGGCGCGCCGGTGGATCTTGATCCTGCGGAGCTCAACCGCAACCTGGACGACAAGCGGAGGAAGAAGTAG
- a CDS encoding PmoA family protein, which produces MRRPLIPLLLAASCAPPPAPPEPPVLRWTVPLDVRDLPEDADFIPVSLTLDFTDLLRRAGADMPFDDRSLRIVRIDPGGREHEETLQFLPAPQPRPSGRATLPDTPRTMSLVGEYPAGRPLPPAVRQAGTLFWIARAGASRYRLELSAPRAGRFVQVPYPPYDLRAFDENGLASEPRAAPILRIRPQRPLDGRVVFEENGSPALVYHVGPSAEDPPEAGPRRPFFYPVLSPRGEVLTEFGKPHDPGETHAHHYSLWIAHAAVGGRDFWSERGGRIVHDGFESLEDGPLFCRLVQKTRWLDGSAEILRERRTFTLWRSLGGVRLLDVELEPLPAGPQPLTLGPTSFGFLAVRAARSLSPFDGGGRIRNAEGRLNERGVHLQRSPWIDLSGPAAPGRRAGVAILDHPDNPRHPTAWHCRDDGWMGAAVSFPEPLVLDPARPLRLRYRVVLHDGDADEARIERRRREYAARPAASAGEAARAP; this is translated from the coding sequence GTGCGGCGCCCGCTGATCCCGCTCCTCCTCGCGGCTTCCTGCGCTCCGCCTCCCGCCCCGCCCGAACCTCCCGTCCTGCGCTGGACGGTCCCCCTCGACGTGCGCGACCTTCCCGAGGACGCCGACTTCATCCCCGTCTCCCTGACGCTCGATTTCACGGACCTCCTGCGCCGCGCGGGCGCGGATATGCCCTTCGACGACCGCTCGCTGCGGATCGTCCGCATCGACCCCGGGGGCCGCGAGCATGAGGAGACCCTCCAGTTCCTTCCCGCCCCGCAGCCGCGCCCCTCCGGACGCGCCACCCTGCCGGACACGCCCCGGACGATGAGCCTGGTCGGCGAGTACCCGGCGGGCCGCCCCCTTCCCCCGGCGGTCCGACAGGCCGGAACGCTCTTCTGGATCGCCCGCGCCGGCGCGTCGCGCTACCGCCTGGAGCTGTCCGCGCCCCGCGCCGGCCGCTTCGTCCAGGTGCCCTACCCGCCCTACGACCTCCGCGCGTTCGACGAAAACGGCCTGGCCTCCGAGCCGCGCGCCGCGCCGATCCTTCGAATCCGCCCGCAACGCCCCCTGGACGGCCGCGTGGTCTTCGAGGAGAACGGATCCCCCGCTCTGGTCTACCATGTGGGCCCTTCCGCCGAAGATCCGCCCGAGGCGGGCCCCCGCCGGCCGTTCTTCTACCCGGTGCTTTCCCCGCGGGGAGAAGTCCTCACGGAGTTCGGCAAGCCCCACGACCCCGGCGAAACCCACGCGCACCACTATTCGCTCTGGATCGCCCACGCCGCGGTCGGCGGACGGGACTTCTGGTCCGAGCGCGGCGGCCGGATCGTGCACGACGGCTTCGAGAGCCTCGAGGACGGACCGCTTTTCTGCCGCCTGGTCCAGAAAACCCGCTGGCTGGACGGCTCCGCCGAAATCCTCCGCGAGCGCCGCACCTTCACCCTCTGGCGCTCCCTGGGCGGGGTGCGGCTCCTCGACGTCGAGCTCGAGCCCCTCCCCGCCGGACCCCAGCCCCTGACCCTGGGCCCCACGTCCTTCGGTTTCCTCGCGGTGCGCGCGGCCCGCTCGCTCTCTCCCTTCGACGGGGGCGGCCGGATCCGCAACGCCGAAGGGAGGCTCAACGAACGCGGCGTCCATCTTCAGCGCTCGCCCTGGATCGATCTTTCGGGACCGGCGGCGCCGGGCCGCCGGGCCGGCGTGGCGATCCTCGACCATCCCGACAACCCGCGCCACCCGACCGCCTGGCATTGCCGGGACGACGGCTGGATGGGCGCCGCCGTCTCGTTCCCCGAGCCGCTCGTCCTGGACCCCGCCCGTCCGCTCCGCCTCCGGTACCGCGTCGTGCTTCACGACGGAGACGCGGACGAAGCCCGCATCGAGCGGCGCCGGCGCGAGTACGCCGCGCGTCCGGCCGCGTCCGCCGGCGAGGCCGCGCGCGCCCCCTGA
- a CDS encoding sugar phosphate isomerase/epimerase — protein sequence MRNEWTRREFLGSVAAAAAAAPRPQERPARLGLKLGFDNFSIRALGWKAPKLLEYAAELRLDTVLLSDLDVYESHDDAYLRDLRRKAADLGIDIQVGTGCICPSSGMWNPKWGPPEEHLALTIRIARALGSTVARCFLGRGEDRKTEGGIRRHIENTVRVFKAVRTRALDAGVKIAIENHAGDMQAREVVALIEEAGPDYVGATLDSGNATWALEDPRENLEILGRYAVSTGIRDSAVWESPQGAFVQWTALGEGQVDWKDYFRRFAELCPKTPVQLEIISGFAREYPYLRDDFWAAWPEARAVDFAKFVRMARRGTPREPFRVPPGQDRREAERAYQKNELEKSVRYCKEILGLGLK from the coding sequence ATGCGAAACGAATGGACGCGCCGCGAGTTCCTCGGCTCCGTCGCCGCCGCCGCGGCCGCGGCGCCGCGCCCCCAGGAGCGGCCCGCCCGGCTCGGGCTCAAGCTCGGCTTCGACAACTTCTCCATCCGCGCGCTCGGCTGGAAGGCCCCGAAGCTCCTCGAATACGCCGCCGAACTCCGGCTGGACACGGTTCTCCTTTCCGACCTCGACGTCTACGAAAGCCACGACGACGCGTACCTCCGCGACCTGCGCCGGAAGGCCGCCGATCTCGGAATCGACATCCAGGTGGGCACCGGATGCATCTGCCCGAGCTCGGGAATGTGGAATCCTAAGTGGGGCCCGCCCGAGGAGCACCTGGCGCTGACGATCCGCATCGCCCGGGCGCTCGGCTCGACCGTCGCGCGCTGCTTCCTGGGCCGCGGCGAGGACCGGAAGACCGAAGGAGGCATCCGCCGGCACATCGAAAACACCGTCCGCGTCTTCAAGGCGGTCCGCACCCGCGCGCTCGACGCGGGAGTCAAGATCGCGATCGAGAATCACGCCGGAGACATGCAGGCCCGGGAAGTCGTGGCGCTCATCGAGGAAGCGGGACCGGATTACGTGGGCGCCACCCTCGATTCCGGCAACGCCACGTGGGCCCTCGAGGATCCGCGCGAGAACCTCGAAATCCTGGGACGCTATGCGGTCAGCACGGGCATCCGGGACTCGGCCGTCTGGGAAAGCCCGCAGGGAGCCTTCGTCCAGTGGACCGCCCTGGGCGAAGGACAGGTGGATTGGAAGGATTACTTCCGCCGATTCGCCGAGCTCTGCCCGAAGACGCCCGTCCAACTGGAAATCATTTCCGGCTTCGCGCGCGAGTATCCCTATCTGCGGGACGACTTCTGGGCGGCCTGGCCCGAGGCCCGGGCGGTCGATTTCGCCAAATTCGTCCGCATGGCCAGGCGGGGAACTCCGCGGGAACCCTTCCGGGTGCCCCCCGGCCAGGACCGCCGCGAGGCGGAGCGCGCCTACCAGAAGAACGAGCTCGAAAAGAGCGTCCGCTACTGCAAAGAGATCCTCGGACTCGGGCTCAAGTAG
- a CDS encoding YbhB/YbcL family Raf kinase inhibitor-like protein, translated as MEGTRKSPAEDPREVAPPPTEERYPLILVVSPTFENEHPIPVDYTRDGDDYSPRIGWATIPRGTRSFALLCENPEGPRGKPFLHWSIFNIPRVLVGVPFCELPKGVSKTPRPPEVPGAVQGRNDYDEVGYGGPTAPKGGGVARHFFRLYALDALLTLGPEADREELLRAMKGHIVGYGHVVGTYRGRE; from the coding sequence ATGGAAGGAACCCGCAAGTCTCCGGCTGAAGACCCGCGCGAGGTCGCGCCGCCGCCGACCGAGGAGCGGTATCCTCTCATCCTCGTCGTGAGCCCCACGTTCGAGAATGAACATCCGATTCCGGTGGATTACACCCGGGACGGGGACGACTATTCCCCGCGGATCGGATGGGCGACCATTCCGAGAGGCACGCGTTCGTTCGCGCTGCTGTGCGAGAACCCGGAAGGGCCGCGGGGAAAGCCGTTCCTGCACTGGTCGATCTTCAACATCCCGCGCGTTCTGGTCGGCGTGCCGTTCTGCGAGCTGCCCAAAGGGGTTTCCAAGACGCCGCGGCCGCCCGAGGTGCCCGGCGCCGTGCAGGGGCGCAACGACTACGACGAAGTGGGCTACGGCGGCCCCACGGCGCCCAAGGGAGGCGGCGTGGCCCGGCATTTTTTCCGCCTTTACGCGCTGGATGCCCTTCTCACGCTCGGTCCCGAGGCGGACCGGGAAGAGCTGCTGCGGGCGATGAAGGGGCACATCGTGGGCTACGGGCACGTCGTGGGCACGTATCGCGGCCGCGAGTAG
- a CDS encoding response regulator yields the protein MPAPPRRDVMVIEDSADIRNLLGFILRMKGYRPILAAHGADALRKLRRRNPCLILLDLRMPVMDGFRFLDVLRREKKWARLPVMAFTGEILPRRELRRFAGLLEKPIDPPKLFRALERFCA from the coding sequence ATGCCCGCCCCGCCGCGCCGCGACGTCATGGTCATCGAAGACAGCGCGGATATCCGAAACCTGCTCGGCTTCATCCTGCGCATGAAGGGCTACCGACCCATTCTGGCCGCTCATGGGGCCGATGCCTTGCGAAAACTCCGGCGCCGGAATCCGTGCCTGATCCTCCTGGATCTTCGAATGCCCGTGATGGACGGATTCCGATTCCTCGACGTCCTTCGCCGCGAGAAGAAATGGGCCCGTCTGCCGGTCATGGCCTTCACCGGGGAAATTCTGCCCCGCCGGGAACTTCGCCGCTTCGCCGGGCTCCTCGAGAAGCCCATCGACCCGCCCAAGCTTTTCCGGGCCCTCGAGCGATTCTGCGCCTGA
- a CDS encoding histidinol-phosphatase translates to MREIARPLFVLVLVSFVALPWAAGTPVERRWYKGNTHTHTLWSDGDAPPEVAADWYKSHGYHFLVLSDHNVVQEGEAWRKIGTGRRELAPERLQKLVERFGAGAVTLRDTGEIREIRLRTLAELRAAFEEKDQFLFIPGEEISDTFEKLPIHHNSMNHTELIRPPGGTSVQDVMERTIRAVEEAARRSGKPVLVHLNHPNFHWAIRAEDIARVKGERFFEVYNGHRGVRNYGDAEHPGTEAIWDYVLTRRLAEIGGDVLYALATDDAHNYYGAPEARTSTPGRGWIWVRAEALTPEAILRAMSAGDFYASSGVTLEDVVAEPRRLSVRIRAEEGVTYVTRFIGTRIVEGRAGPPGEVLAEAEGPSPSYAFRGDELYVRATVVSSRRHPNGYAPEDFETAWVQPVVVRRLAPR, encoded by the coding sequence ATGCGGGAGATCGCGCGGCCGCTCTTCGTGCTCGTTCTGGTTTCGTTTGTGGCGTTGCCTTGGGCGGCCGGAACGCCCGTCGAGCGGCGCTGGTACAAGGGGAACACCCATACCCATACGCTCTGGAGCGACGGAGACGCGCCGCCCGAGGTCGCCGCCGACTGGTACAAGTCCCACGGTTATCATTTCCTCGTTCTTTCCGACCACAACGTGGTGCAGGAAGGGGAGGCCTGGAGGAAGATCGGGACAGGCCGGCGGGAACTGGCGCCGGAGCGGCTGCAAAAGCTCGTCGAGCGGTTCGGCGCCGGCGCGGTGACCCTTCGGGACACGGGGGAGATCCGCGAGATCCGCCTCCGCACGCTGGCCGAGCTCCGGGCCGCCTTCGAGGAGAAGGATCAATTCCTCTTCATTCCCGGCGAAGAGATCTCCGACACCTTCGAGAAGCTTCCGATTCATCACAACTCGATGAATCACACGGAGCTGATCCGGCCTCCGGGAGGGACGTCCGTGCAGGACGTGATGGAACGGACGATCCGGGCCGTGGAGGAGGCGGCCCGAAGGAGCGGCAAACCCGTGCTGGTGCACCTCAACCATCCGAATTTCCACTGGGCGATCCGCGCCGAGGACATCGCGCGCGTGAAGGGAGAGCGCTTCTTCGAGGTCTATAACGGCCACCGGGGGGTGCGCAATTACGGGGACGCCGAACATCCGGGGACCGAGGCCATCTGGGACTACGTTCTGACGCGGCGGCTGGCCGAGATCGGGGGAGACGTCCTCTACGCCCTGGCCACGGACGACGCGCACAACTATTACGGGGCTCCGGAGGCGCGGACGTCCACTCCCGGGCGCGGCTGGATCTGGGTGCGCGCGGAAGCGCTGACCCCGGAGGCGATCCTCCGGGCGATGAGCGCCGGGGACTTCTACGCCTCGAGCGGCGTGACGCTGGAGGACGTCGTGGCGGAGCCGCGGCGCCTGAGCGTGCGGATCCGCGCCGAGGAAGGGGTGACCTACGTGACGCGCTTCATCGGGACGCGGATCGTGGAAGGGCGGGCGGGTCCCCCCGGCGAGGTGCTCGCCGAAGCGGAGGGACCGTCGCCCTCGTACGCGTTCCGGGGGGATGAGCTTTACGTGCGGGCCACCGTCGTCTCCAGCCGCCGGCACCCGAACGGCTACGCTCCCGAGGATTTCGAAACCGCCTGGGTGCAGCCGGTGGTCGTCCGGCGTCTGGCGCCGCGGTAG
- a CDS encoding tyrosine-type recombinase/integrase has translation MRRALQQDEQGVPSFRIPKPPSALTLGKVFDEYEEWYQKNRRPAGAERALPIVRLFVESVGAERDVREVTREHVQRWVDERSDGRSALTVRSDFARVRAFLRWIAARKGGVDWNVCRAIEKPKDEETTKEAPSTEKIQAVLQKLQGHPWLGDFAAVLAETGMRPSELLGVRGMDLRGKLLSIVPWEGRQLKSKWSRRVIELNATAAKILQERVAKMSDKSLPIFATAAGTVYKERSVYHMLLRALADEKGKVPESIRVTLYDFRHFFCSEHAAPGPQHMEVEALAAYIGHAPGSLRTLLRWYTDQNALRRGAPPPLVAPRQTGGADGPDQPPAGRS, from the coding sequence ATGCGTCGAGCCCTCCAGCAGGACGAGCAAGGGGTGCCTTCCTTTCGGATCCCCAAACCCCCTTCGGCGCTCACTTTGGGAAAAGTGTTCGACGAGTACGAAGAGTGGTACCAGAAGAACCGGCGTCCTGCCGGCGCGGAGCGCGCGCTTCCCATCGTCCGCCTCTTTGTCGAATCGGTCGGTGCCGAACGGGACGTCCGGGAGGTGACGCGCGAACACGTTCAGCGTTGGGTCGATGAGCGTTCCGACGGCCGTTCGGCTCTCACGGTTCGAAGCGATTTCGCCCGCGTGCGCGCGTTCCTCCGCTGGATCGCGGCTCGAAAGGGCGGCGTCGATTGGAACGTCTGCCGGGCGATCGAGAAGCCGAAGGATGAGGAAACGACGAAGGAGGCCCCCAGCACCGAAAAGATCCAGGCCGTCCTCCAGAAACTTCAGGGCCACCCCTGGCTGGGCGACTTCGCTGCGGTGCTCGCCGAGACCGGGATGCGCCCCTCCGAGCTGCTCGGCGTGCGGGGGATGGATCTCCGTGGAAAGCTCCTGTCGATCGTCCCTTGGGAAGGACGCCAGCTGAAAAGCAAGTGGTCAAGACGCGTGATCGAACTCAACGCGACCGCCGCCAAGATCCTGCAGGAGCGCGTGGCCAAGATGTCCGACAAGTCGTTGCCCATCTTCGCCACGGCTGCGGGCACGGTGTACAAGGAACGGAGCGTGTACCACATGCTCCTGCGTGCGCTTGCGGACGAGAAGGGCAAGGTTCCTGAATCGATCCGTGTTACCCTTTACGACTTCCGCCACTTCTTCTGCAGCGAGCATGCGGCGCCGGGCCCCCAGCACATGGAGGTGGAAGCCTTGGCGGCCTATATCGGGCACGCGCCCGGCTCCCTCCGGACGCTGCTTCGCTGGTACACGGATCAGAACGCCTTGCGGCGCGGCGCTCCGCCGCCCCTGGTCGCTCCTCGGCAGACGGGGGGGGCGGACGGCCCGGATCAGCCGCCTGCTGGGCGGTCATAA
- a CDS encoding CehA/McbA family metallohydrolase: MTILAALLALAAQETPVTIRVVDADSGEPVFARVVVRDERGRLVGSCGYRTLEGRFVPPEGWSVPLPPGRYTLHADAGYEFFAHREEWTPAGAGEKRIALRRWVNLRRRGWVAGGDHNHLIREGSHNKNYGGASVTLEFAAAAMASRGWAYFAAGGGGPWVFDGNGSCDARDDNNRTVHAGGRTQAACDAWNQRYGRHCTLAWNNEQIKGRYGHVWLLGRGPLTYPYTDKPADGWWTFYDDPFEKWQTQGRPGPLGPYRSPEWELPPIYDCLKAWRDQGWIGIYAHPTRSFSVGPHRVSNLAASFPFDLLAGAPVGGLAVMGDHYEHPEDQALWFAALNEGFRVPGVAENDTPFGREDIRRDPYVTYTLLPDASGPVDVGEAARAVAAGRNFVSSGAFLLVRADGVLLPGDTAPRGRADHTLEIEAYASADPGDAIERLEIIADGKPVRLIEEARGRREYRGAVPFRAERWAIAKLLGRVRGVAAITNPIYFADPPAPLHATISGRVTLQGKGAPAEIAVSVWGREERRARAAADGTYRLENVPLAARLSFAYEGATASKAPFFDDPEFRALHHRIYTLEFVGAPGALAGGFPPDIFARIRARARAAVLDAELRPREVR, encoded by the coding sequence ATGACGATTCTGGCCGCGCTCCTGGCTCTGGCCGCGCAGGAAACCCCGGTCACGATCCGCGTCGTGGACGCCGACTCGGGGGAACCTGTCTTCGCGCGCGTCGTCGTGCGGGACGAGCGCGGCCGCCTCGTGGGCTCCTGCGGATACCGCACGCTGGAAGGACGTTTCGTCCCGCCCGAGGGCTGGAGCGTCCCGCTCCCGCCGGGCCGCTACACGCTCCACGCGGACGCCGGTTACGAGTTCTTCGCCCACCGAGAGGAATGGACGCCCGCCGGAGCCGGCGAAAAAAGAATCGCCCTGCGTCGCTGGGTGAATTTGCGCCGCCGCGGCTGGGTGGCCGGAGGGGACCACAATCATCTCATCCGCGAGGGCTCCCACAACAAGAACTACGGAGGCGCCTCCGTGACCCTCGAGTTCGCGGCGGCCGCCATGGCGTCGCGAGGATGGGCGTACTTCGCCGCCGGCGGGGGCGGACCCTGGGTCTTCGACGGAAACGGCTCCTGCGACGCGCGCGACGACAACAACCGGACCGTCCACGCGGGCGGCCGCACCCAGGCCGCCTGCGATGCCTGGAACCAGCGGTACGGGCGCCATTGCACGCTGGCGTGGAACAATGAACAGATCAAAGGTCGCTACGGCCACGTGTGGCTGCTCGGGCGCGGACCCCTCACGTATCCCTACACCGACAAGCCCGCCGACGGCTGGTGGACGTTCTATGACGACCCGTTTGAGAAGTGGCAGACCCAGGGGCGCCCGGGACCGCTGGGTCCCTACCGTTCCCCCGAATGGGAGCTGCCGCCCATCTACGACTGCCTGAAAGCCTGGCGCGACCAGGGCTGGATCGGGATCTACGCCCATCCTACGCGCAGCTTTTCCGTGGGACCCCACCGCGTGAGCAACCTGGCGGCCTCGTTCCCCTTCGACCTTCTGGCCGGCGCGCCGGTCGGCGGCTTGGCCGTCATGGGCGACCATTATGAACATCCGGAAGATCAGGCGCTCTGGTTCGCCGCCCTGAACGAGGGCTTCCGCGTCCCCGGAGTCGCCGAAAACGACACGCCCTTCGGACGCGAGGATATCCGCCGCGACCCCTACGTGACCTACACGCTCCTCCCGGACGCCTCCGGGCCCGTGGACGTGGGCGAGGCGGCCCGCGCCGTCGCCGCCGGACGCAACTTCGTCTCCTCCGGCGCCTTCCTTCTCGTCCGCGCGGACGGCGTGCTGCTCCCCGGCGACACGGCGCCGCGCGGTCGCGCCGATCATACCCTCGAGATCGAAGCCTATGCCTCCGCCGATCCCGGCGACGCCATCGAGAGGCTGGAGATCATCGCGGACGGAAAGCCCGTCCGTCTCATCGAGGAGGCCCGGGGACGCCGGGAGTACCGCGGCGCCGTTCCCTTCCGGGCGGAGCGGTGGGCGATCGCCAAGCTCCTGGGCCGGGTCCGCGGAGTCGCGGCGATCACGAATCCGATCTACTTCGCGGATCCTCCGGCCCCGCTCCACGCCACGATCTCGGGCCGCGTGACCCTGCAGGGAAAGGGCGCGCCCGCCGAGATCGCGGTGAGCGTCTGGGGCCGCGAGGAGCGCCGCGCCCGCGCCGCGGCCGACGGCACCTACCGCCTCGAGAACGTGCCCCTGGCGGCCCGCCTCTCCTTCGCCTACGAGGGCGCCACGGCTTCCAAAGCGCCCTTCTTCGACGATCCGGAGTTCCGGGCCCTCCACCATCGGATCTACACTCTGGAATTCGTCGGCGCGCCCGGCGCCCTCGCGGGCGGCTTCCCGCCGGACATCTTCGCGCGCATCCGCGCCCGGGCCCGCGCGGCCGTCCTCGACGCCGAGCTGCGACCGCGCGAAGTCCGTTGA